CGCCGGGACGAGCCCTACCTGGCGTACGGCGAGCTGCAGGACGTGCTCCGGGTGGTCACCCGCCAGGAGGGCGACTGCCTGGCCCGCTTCGAGTGCCTGCTCGAACAGACCGTCAACTCGCTGGCCCTGGCGGACGCCTGCCTCGACCGGCTGGCCGAGCTGGCCCCCGGGCCGGTCAACCTGCGGCTGCCCAAGGTGCTCAAGGCCCCCGAGGGCACCACCTACGCCTGGACCGAGAACCCGCTCGGCATCAACGGCTACTACCTGGTCTCCCGCGGCGACAAGACCCCGTGGCGGCTCAAGCTCCGCTCGGCCTCGTACAACAACATCCAGACGCTGACCGAGCTGCTGCCCGGGACGCTGGTCGCGGACATGGTGGCGATCCTGGGCTCGATGTTCTTCGTGGTCGGCGACATCGACAAGTGACCGGCTCCGTCCCGGCATTGGGGCGGAGCCGGTCACGGCGTCAGTGCGCGGGCGGCGCGAAGTAGCCGTTGAGGTCGACGATCAGGTCGACCGGGGCCGAGCTGCCGTTGAAGAACGAATTCTCGGTGTCGGACACCCCGGCCACCACGTGGTTGGCGACGGTCTGCCCGGTCGTCCAGTTGAGGTTGGACGCGGTGGGCGGCTCGGTGCCGTACGGATGGACCGTCAGGAAGCCGCCGGCCCGGCCGTTGGTGACGGTGACGTTGAGCGAGACGGCGGTGGCGTCGATGTAGCCGACCGTCTGGGTGCGCAGCGCCGTCCGGCCGGCCACCGGCGCGGCCGGCTCCCAGTCGCCGGGGCCGCTCCTGAACCACGCGTACCGGGTGTCGAGCAGCCGGCCCGGCGTCAGCGCGTGGTACATCCCCTTGCCGGTGACGGTGTAGTAGCCGGTGACGTCGGCGATGACGTGGGCCGACCGGCCCGCCACGAAGAGCGAGACCTTGCCGTCCTTGACCGGGACGGTCACCAGGTTGGGCACGGTCTGGCCGGTCACCCAGTTGAGGTTGGAGGCGGTCGGGCGGGCCTGCCCGTGCGGATAGGCCGTCAGATACCCGCCGCTGGTGGGCTCGGTGACGGTGATGTTCAGGGTGACGGCGGAGAGCCCGTAGGACGGGATGCCGTTGACCCCGGCGATCGCCACCTCCCGGGTGGAGCCGTCGGTCATCGGTGCGCCGCCGCGGGTGTCCAGCAGCCGGGCCGGGGCGACCGGGGTGAAGCCGCTGCCGGTGGTGCTGTAGTAGCCGAGCAGGTCGGCCACCACCTGCACGGTGCCCGAACCGCCGTTGTGGAAGGCCACCTTGCCGTCCTTGACCTTGACGGTGACCAGGTTGGGCACGGTCTGGCCGGCCGTCCAGTTGAGGCTGGAGGTGGCGGGCAGGGCGTCACCGTTCGGATAGACCGTCAGGTGCCCGCCGCTGGTGGGCTCGGTGACCGTGACGTTCATTGTGACGGCGGTGACCCGGTCGGCCGGGACGTCGTTCGCGCCGGTCACCGGGAGCACCAGGGTGCCGCCGGGGGCGACCGCGCCGGCGGCCGCGCCTGTGCCGGTCCGGGTGTCCAACACCCGTACCGGGCCGACCGGTTGGTACTTGGTGCCGAAGTCGGTCAGCTCGCGGGCGCCCCGGTCGCGGCGCCGGGAGCCGGTGCCTTCGTCGGGCGCCCAGGGGTCGTCCACCGCAGGGCGACCGGACAGGTCGAGTGCGGTCGCCCCGCGAGCGGTCTCGTCCGCGGAGTCGGTCACCGGCGAGTTGAGCTCGCCCGAGTCGCTCGCCAGGTCGGTGACGCCGATCACGTCGTGGTCGCCCTGGCCGGCGTTGGCCGCCGCGAAGGCGGACACGCTGTCGTAGGCGGTGCCCGCCCACTGGTAGGCCGGGCTGCCGTCCCGGGAGTCCAGCACGTTGTACGAGACCTTGGTGCCCTGGGCCGCCGTCTGGCCCACCCGCAGGGTGGTC
This genomic interval from Kitasatospora gansuensis contains the following:
- a CDS encoding right-handed parallel beta-helix repeat-containing protein, whose protein sequence is MTGPPGRFEPTGAARAVVRGGPDSRPWGNHQRCEPGRGCADHSEDIISTRIRALSGALLLGALGLPALGTAPALAAPTDLYVDNAATAGCSDAGSGTRATPYCTVSAAAAAVEPGQTVHIGPGDYPGQVTLTRSGTAQAPITFAGTTAPFRPDGPSEASVYGGAGEHGLVLSGVQYVRVSGLKIGGEQGAVLVDGGSDLAVTGSSLSGGRWQGEQPSAVTVTGGATRVTVARNWTSDLSPFIRLSPGVRDTVIATNSVWGAHWPAIVADGATGTAIVGNTVSAHCQDAVVLTGASTGSTVANNVLSTDETDNHLNPICDQAATRTTLRVGQTAAQGTKVSYNVLDSRDGSPAYQWAGTAYDSVSAFAAANAGQGDHDVIGVTDLASDSGELNSPVTDSADETARGATALDLSGRPAVDDPWAPDEGTGSRRRDRGARELTDFGTKYQPVGPVRVLDTRTGTGAAAGAVAPGGTLVLPVTGANDVPADRVTAVTMNVTVTEPTSGGHLTVYPNGDALPATSSLNWTAGQTVPNLVTVKVKDGKVAFHNGGSGTVQVVADLLGYYSTTGSGFTPVAPARLLDTRGGAPMTDGSTREVAIAGVNGIPSYGLSAVTLNITVTEPTSGGYLTAYPHGQARPTASNLNWVTGQTVPNLVTVPVKDGKVSLFVAGRSAHVIADVTGYYTVTGKGMYHALTPGRLLDTRYAWFRSGPGDWEPAAPVAGRTALRTQTVGYIDATAVSLNVTVTNGRAGGFLTVHPYGTEPPTASNLNWTTGQTVANHVVAGVSDTENSFFNGSSAPVDLIVDLNGYFAPPAH